GCGTGGATCAACTCCACTCTTCATCTAAATCTCTCCAAAGTCGAAGAGGTTGAGTtaattttctcttctcttctataAACCTAGTTTTAGATTCGGATCTTACGTAGCAAGCACCGTGGACTTCGTCGAGTTTGTTATTGTTAGGGTTATTGTTCTGGAATTGAATTTGGATTTCGAATCCTTCTCTGTGTTGCTTTGCTGTTGTGGATCTGAATACGGATCTATTGATTAACAGGCTTGTTCAGGCGCGGTTCACTGTCAGCTCATGGATTCGGTTCACCCTGGTACTGTTCCGATGCACAAGGTTAATTTCGACGCCAAGAGTGAGTACGAGATGATTCAGAACTACAAGGTGCTTCAGGATGTGTTCAACAAGCTCAAGCTCACTAAGGTCCTCTTTAATCTCCTTTAATCAAGGGTTATAATAGAGCTTGCAATCAAACTGAATTGTCTGTTGAATGTTGGATGTGTGCAGCACATTGAAGTGAGCAAACTCGTTAAAGGTAGACCACTTGATAACTTGGAGTTCATGCAGTGGATGAAGAAGTACTGCGATTCTATTAATGGTGGCCAGCTTCACAAGTAAGTTCTCACGACTATCAGTGAGCCTTCTTAACCTTGATACCATGAAAGTTTCCGTAATCTGTTAAAACTTTGGCTTCATGATTCTGATTATTGTGTCTCACTGAATCCATTTCTTTgacaaaatcaaaaatcaacTATCTGAATCATGGTTAGATGAGTTCGCTTATTGTTTGTGCTGGCTCTCCTAAATAGATAAATCCACCAAGTTCATATACCCATTTCTGACGCTGCTGTCTTCTTGTATTTGATTTTTATCGCTAGCTACCACGCACTGGAGAGAAGGGAAGCCTGCAAAGGAGGAAAAGAAGCAACTAGGAGAGCTGCAGCTACACAACAATCCGGCaagagttcttcttcttcttcagctgcaCCTAGACCTTCCTCTTCGAATGGTACCCGTAAACACGAACCACTATCCTCGAACGCTGGGAATCACCACTCGTCAAGAGCTCCCTCGTCTAAACAAACTAAACCAGCGCCTGCTGCTGCGGCGGCTGCTTATGATGAAAAGGTAGTTGTCTCTCTCGACACACTCATTTCTTGAATTACACCGAAGTCTTTAAGAAGCTCACTAACTCGCTTTCCTTATCACACAGATTACAGAACTGAAACTCTACATAGACAGTTTGGAAAAAGAGAGAGACTTCTACTTCTCTAAACTACGAGATGTAGAGATTCTCTGTCAGAATCCAGACACAGAACACTTACCTGTATGCAAAAACCTTCTCAATCCCTCGTTCTAAAGAAGTTTCAGAATGTTCAATAATCATCACTCTTTTGTTAATGCAGCTTGTTGGTTCCATAAAAAGAATCCTCTACGCAGCAGATGGAGAAGACCTtggagcagcagcagcagcagagaCACAGACCTTAAGCCCTATTGCTGAAGGATCAGAAGAGAGAAGGAACAGTGCAATAGAGTCGCAGAAGAGGAAGCTCATAGTGAATCAAGACGTGGATGCTGCAGCGATTACATCGCTCTCTCCAAGGCAACGCCTCTCTGATGCTTCTGATGTCAAATGCAGTGGTTCATCTCCTCTTTTGACCTGCTGAATCTCCTTCCTACTACTCTGTTTCGTATGAACTCTATGTTCgaaaattctattttacttCATATAAGCCTATTATTACAATAAACCTATTATTACAATAAACCTATTATTACTATGTGCTTAAAAGAAAGCATCATTCATATGATGTTTTGTAATCGTTGtggtataataataatatgttttgacATATTTTATTGATTGTTAAGGTTTCCGAAGACTAAATAATCAATCTTTGGTAAAAATTACAAAGACAAAAGTAAAGAAACCAGAGTCTTTTCGTTAAGCTAATTAATCTTTGGAAAAAATTACAAAGACAAAAGTAAAGAACCAGAGCCTTTCGTTAACCACGGTTTAGCGTTAATAAATCTGCAATTGAGCTCTTATCAGACCTCTAGCATTTGTTTCCActttatacaaaattaatagTTTAAATTTCTGCCAATTTAGATTGAAAAAAACCATTAATGCGAAAAGACTACTTTGATGTACAGCATGCACTACACATGGCACATTATGCATCAATAGAAAAGTCTGAGAAATAAGGCATATGCATTATGCTCAGGTTCTTTCATCTGCGGCGTATAAAACTGGCTCAACGTATTTGACATTCTTTCAACGCACTTAAAAGCTACGAAAGAGAATCATGATTTTGTTCaacatttcattattttttcaaaatagaaagacaattataaataactaatattCAAAGCCTACAAAAGTCTACTGCCTAGAAAACATGAAGTTTGACCGTTGAACGCGAGAAGTCATTATTATTGCAAAGAAGAGCGTGAATAGAAGTCAGAAAAAGCAATAacaaaaagttcaaaaaaaaaagtcgaagTAATCAACGACCAGGATTAGCTCACATTTCTTTAAATCGAACGGTTGAGATCAACTAGAGTGAGATTTGGGCTGGAGCATGACGATTGCGATGATGACACGTGGTCCCTTATTTGACGCGATGGACCGTTACTTTATATAATCCCTCAAAAACCGAAGAcccaacccaaaaaaaattaaaaataaaaaaatgggaCAAGCGACGTCGTCTACGGCGGAATCGACCGGCAGAGAGATAGATCTTAGGCTAACCTCTCCGGTGATTGTTGCCAGTAGAGAAGAATCGATGGATTCGGGAAACAGCCCCGCGGCAAGCGATCGTGATTATACTGAAGATCTACCGGGTGAATGTCTAGCTCACGTGTTCCAGTACCTCGGAGCTGGAGATCGCAAGCGATGCTCTCTCGTCTGCAAACGGTGGCTATTCGTCGACGGTCAGAATCGCCACCGGTTATCTCTCGACGCTAGAGACGAGATCTTCTCGTTCCTCCCGTCTATGTTCGACCGGTTCGATTCGGTTACGAAGCTCGCTCTCCGATGCGATCGGAAGTCTTTAAGCTTGAGCGACGAGGCTCTGGTGATGATCTCGGTCCGTTGCTCGAATCTGACTCGCGTGAAGCTCCGCGGCTGCCGCGAGATCACGGATCTGGGGATGGTGGAGTTCGCGAAGAACTGTGGGAATCTGAAGAAGCTTTCCGTTGGATCTTGTAACTTTGGAGCGAAAGGAGTTAACGCGATGCTTGAAAATTGCAAGCTTCTTGAGGAGTTGTCGGTGAAGAGACTCAGAGGGATTCACGAGGCTCCTGAGTTGGTTTGTTCGTCGTCTTCGCTTAGATCCGTCTGCTTGAAGGAGCTTGTTAATGGACAGGTGTTCGAACCGTTGGTTGCTAATACTAGAACATTGAAAACTTTGAAGATTATTCGTTGTCTTGGTGATTGGGATAAAGTTCTTAAAACGATAGGAGAAGGAGACAGCTCGTTGAGTGAGATTCATCTAGAGAGGCTGCAAGTTAGCGACTTTGGGCTTTCTGCGGTTTCTAAATGCTCAAAGGTGGAGACTTTGCATATAGTGAAGACGCCGGAGTGCTCTAACTATGGTTTGATTGATGTTGCGGAGAGATGTAAGCTGCTGAGGAAGCTTCACATTGATGGGTGGAGGACTAATAGGATCGGTGATGAAGGTCTGATGGCGGTTGCGAAACACTGCTTGAACTTACAGGAGCTTGTGCTGATTGGTGTTAACGCGACGCATATGAGTTTAGCCGCTATTGCTTCAAACTGTCAGAAGCTGGAAAGATTAGCGCTTTGCGGAAGTGGAACGATAGGGGATACAGAGATTGCCTGCATCGCTAAGAAATGCGGGGCGTTGAGGAAGTTCTGTATCAAAGGATGTCCTGTATCGGATCTAGGGATCGAGGCGCTAGCTGTTGGTTGTCCTAACCTGGTGAAGTTGAAGGTGAAGAAATGTAAAGTGGTGACTGGAGAGATTGGAGAATGGCTGCGTGAACGAAGGAGGACCCTTGTGGTGTGTATGGATGGTGATGGGAGTGAAGCAACGGTTGCGCCTGATGGTGAGGTTGAGACGGTTATGGGGGAGCCAAGAGTGGGTCAAGCTGGTGGTGCGGCGGAGGTTGGATCAGGTAATGGTGGAGGAAGTAGATTAGCGATGATTAGATCAAAGTTTGGGTTTCTTGGTGGAAGGAACTTGA
This genomic stretch from Brassica napus cultivar Da-Ae chromosome C9, Da-Ae, whole genome shotgun sequence harbors:
- the LOC106360724 gene encoding F-box protein SKIP2 is translated as MGQATSSTAESTGREIDLRLTSPVIVASREESMDSGNSPAASDRDYTEDLPGECLAHVFQYLGAGDRKRCSLVCKRWLFVDGQNRHRLSLDARDEIFSFLPSMFDRFDSVTKLALRCDRKSLSLSDEALVMISVRCSNLTRVKLRGCREITDLGMVEFAKNCGNLKKLSVGSCNFGAKGVNAMLENCKLLEELSVKRLRGIHEAPELVCSSSSLRSVCLKELVNGQVFEPLVANTRTLKTLKIIRCLGDWDKVLKTIGEGDSSLSEIHLERLQVSDFGLSAVSKCSKVETLHIVKTPECSNYGLIDVAERCKLLRKLHIDGWRTNRIGDEGLMAVAKHCLNLQELVLIGVNATHMSLAAIASNCQKLERLALCGSGTIGDTEIACIAKKCGALRKFCIKGCPVSDLGIEALAVGCPNLVKLKVKKCKVVTGEIGEWLRERRRTLVVCMDGDGSEATVAPDGEVETVMGEPRVGQAGGAAEVGSGNGGGSRLAMIRSKFGFLGGRNLITCTFRRWSHNDNGTSYT
- the LOC106359618 gene encoding microtubule-associated protein RP/EB family member 1C, whose product is MAANIGIMDSAYFVGRTEILAWINSTLHLNLSKVEEACSGAVHCQLMDSVHPGTVPMHKVNFDAKSEYEMIQNYKVLQDVFNKLKLTKHIEVSKLVKGRPLDNLEFMQWMKKYCDSINGGQLHNYHALERREACKGGKEATRRAAATQQSGKSSSSSSAAPRPSSSNGTRKHEPLSSNAGNHHSSRAPSSKQTKPAPAAAAAAYDEKITELKLYIDSLEKERDFYFSKLRDVEILCQNPDTEHLPLVGSIKRILYAADGEDLGAAAAAETQTLSPIAEGSEERRNSAIESQKRKLIVNQDVDAAAITSLSPRQRLSDASDVKCSGSSPLLTC